The proteins below are encoded in one region of Triticum aestivum cultivar Chinese Spring chromosome 1B, IWGSC CS RefSeq v2.1, whole genome shotgun sequence:
- the LOC123101343 gene encoding calmodulin-like protein 3, translated as MWAMVMMDQNVLIALVSYLLMLILGPLIIDVILVSKKIWSFLHTFTKYLAHDDTLVVDSMVLDDSPTSPAKVTGGGGLTSRDIEIVTARLGLTGWRYQGCEGISVLDELMDGKQASKGELEEAFCVFDRDEDGFICAGELWNVMRRLGWKEGAMYEDCVRMIRPFDEDEDGKISFLEFRRMMENAI; from the coding sequence ATGTGGGCTATGGTGATGATGGATCAAAACGTCCTAATCGCGCTGGTGTCATATCTCCTGATGTTGATCTTGGGGCCATTGATCATAGATGTCATCCTGGTAAGCAAAAAGATCTGGAGCTTCTTGCACACATTTACAAAATACCTAGCGCATGATGACACCCTCGTCGTCGACTCTATGGTGCTTGATGATAGCCCCACATCACCGGCGAAAGTAACTGGTGGTGGAGGATTAACATCTCGTGACATAGAAATTGTCACGGCGAGGCTAGGTCTTACCGGCTGGAGGTACCAAGGGTGTGAAGGAATTAGTGTCTTAGATGAGTTGATGGACGGTAAGCAAGCGAGCAAGGGCGAGTTGGAGGAGGCCTTCTGTGTTTTCGACCGTGATGAGGATGGGTTCATATGCGCCGGTGAGCTGTGGAACGTGATGAGGAGGCTTGGGTGGAAAGAAGGGGCCATGTATGAGGATTGTGTGAGGATGATCCGCCCCTTCGATGAGGATGAAGATGGCAAGATCAGCTTCCTAGAGTTTAGAAGGATGATGGAGAATGCCATTTAG
- the LOC123101354 gene encoding calmodulin-like protein 3, whose product MWAMVIIDQNILITLVSSLLMLILRPLIVDVILVSKKIWSFLCTLTKYLVHDDTLVVDSVVLGDSRAPPAQLVGGGGLTSGDIEIVTTRLGLTGWRYQPCEVISVVDEFMDGKQASEDELEEAFYVFDRNEDGFICAGELWNVMRRLGWKEGAMYEDCVRMICAFDEDGDGKINFLEFRRMMENAV is encoded by the coding sequence ATGTGGGCGATGGTGATTATAGATCAAAACATCCTAATCACATTGGTGTCATCTCTCCTGATGTTGATCTTGCGGCCATTGATCGTAGATGTCATCCTGGTAAGCAAAAAGATCTGGAGCTTCTTGTGCACACTTACAAAATACCTAGTGCATGACGACACCCTTGTCGTCGACTCCGTGGTGCTTGGTGATAGCCGCGCACCGCCGGCGCAACTAGTTGGCGGCGGCGGACTGACCTCTGGTGACATAGAAATTGTCACGACGAGGCTTGGTCTGACCGGGTGGAGGTACCAACCGTGTGAAGTAATCAGTGTCGTAGATGAGTTTATGGACGGTAAGCAAGCGAGCGAGGATGAGCTGGAGGAGGCCTTCTACGTTTTTGACCGTAACGAGGATGGGTTCATATGCGCCGGGGAGTTGTGGAATGTGATGAGGAGGCTAGGGTGGAAAGAAGGGGCGATGTATGAGGACTGTGTGAGGATGATCTGCGCCTTCGATGAGGATGGAGATGGGAAGATCAACTTCCTAGAGTTTAGAAGGATGATGGAGAATGCCGTTTAA
- the LOC123101365 gene encoding probable protein kinase At2g41970, with protein MSCCGSAEEDTYGPPANQAAPPPNVNAPGNRGGPRGPGAARPGGPPKVVTIDVPAIPLDELNKMTNNFSDKALIGEGSYGRVYNGTLSDGRPAVIKKLDPSASTESDSEFSAQLAMVSKLKNEYFVELLGYCMEDGNRMLAYQFATMGSLHNILHGKKGVQGAEPGPVLNWAQRVKIAYGAARGLEYLHEKVQPSIVHRDIRSSNVLIFDEFSSKIADFNLTNQGTDTAARLHSTRVLGTFGYHAPEYAMTGQINQKSDVYSFGVILLELLTGRKPVDHTMPKGQQSLVTWATPRLSEDKVKQCVDPKLNSDYPPKAVAKLAAVAALCVQYESDFRPNMTIVVKAIQPLLNQKPAGPAAEAPRP; from the exons ATGTCTTGCTGCGGCAGCGCCGAGGAGGACACGTACGGCCCGCCGGCGAACCAAGCCGCTCCGCCGCCCAACGTCAACGCTCCCG GCAACAGAGGCGGGCCGAGGGGGCCCGGCGCCGCGAGGCCCGGAGGGCCGCCCAAGGTGGTCACCATCGACGTGCCGGCGATCCCGCTAGACGAGCTCAACAAGATGACCAACAATTTCAGCGACAAGGCCCTCATCGGCGAGGGCTCCTACGGCCGCGTCTACAATGGTACCCTTAGCGACGGCCGCCCcgccgtcatcaagaagctcgatCCCAGCGCCTCAACGGAGTCCGACTCCGAATTCTCTGCTCAG CTAGCAATGGTCTCCAAGCTTAAGAACGAGTACTTCGTGGAACTCCTGGGCTATTGCATGGAGGATGGGAACCGCATGCTGGCCTATCAATTTGCAACCATGGGTTCTTTGCATAATATCTTGCACG GCAAGAAAGGAGTGCAGGGCGCTGAACCCGGGCCGGTGCTCAACTGGGCTCAGCGCGTCAAGATAGCTTACGGAGCGGCAAGGGGGCTAGAGTACCTACATGAAAAAGTCCAACCATCGATTGTTCATCGAGATATTCGGTCGAGTAACGTCCTAATATTCGACGAATTCAGCTCCAAGATTGCCGACTTCAACCTGACAAACCAGGGCACAGACACCGCTGCCCGGTTACATTCGACTCGTGTGCTAGGAACATTTGGATACCACGCACCAGA ATATGCTATGACAGGGCAAATCAACCAAAAGAGTGACGTCTATAGCTTCGGCGTGATCCTACTAGAACTACTGACGGGAAGAAAACCGGTCGATCACACCATGCCGAAAGGGCAGCAAAGTCTTGTTACTTGG GCCACTCCAAGGTTGAGCGAAGATAAAGTAAAGCAATGTGTTGATCCAAAGCTCAACAGTGACTACCCTCCAAAAGCCGTCGCCAAG CTAGCAGCAGTGGCAGCGCTGTGCGTGCAGTACGAATCCGACTTCAGACCGAACATGACGATCGTCGTGAAGGCGATTCAGCCCCTTCTCAACCAAAAACCGGCTGGACCAGCCGCCGAAGCACCGAGACCCTGA
- the LOC123101331 gene encoding uncharacterized protein produces the protein MAAIRCAAAGIALLRRAAAGGQRGPLQQIFSSLRPRGIHSLFDRPLGAGALPSPTPSMGPARCVVPSNRYMSTSLLQPKGHSAATKEPSAKVAWYRRMWRPRETEGEGGEFRLCVLTLTATLMYDAWDSYDEFESRFGEFSKCEFSREHISQFPTAAWSVLDKTRDSMLERKPPSSA, from the exons ATGGCGGCGATCCGATGTGCTGCTGCTGGCATCGCGCTCCTCCGGCGAGCAGCGGCCGGCGGCCAGCGGGGACCGCTCCAGCAGATCTTCTCCTCGCTGCGGCCTCGGGGGATTCACAGCCTGTTCGACCGCCCCCTCGGCGCCGGCGCCCTGCCCTCGCCGACGCCGTCCATGGGACCAGCTCGCTGCGTCGTCCCGTCCAACAGATACATGAGCACCAGCCTCCTCCAG CCGAAGGGACACAGTGCGGCAACGAAAGAGCCTAGCGCCAAGGTTGCATG GTATAGACGGATGTGGCGGCCTCGTGAGACCGAAGGTGAAGGGGGCGAGTTCAGGCTCTGTGTGCTAACGCTCACGGCAACATTGATGTATGATGCTTGGGATTCTTACGATGAGTTTGAAAGCCGTTTCGGCGAATTTTCGAAGTGCGAGTTTTCGCGGGAGCATATTTCCCAATTCCCAACAGCTGCTTGGTCGGTACTGGACAAGACCCGTGACTCCATGCTGGAAAGAAAGCCCCCAAGTTCAGCCTGA